The genomic region GCCCCGACTCGGCGTCGGTGGTCGGGCCCTGCACCTCGCCGACTGTCAGCTCCCGGGTGACCTGCACGGCAAGCGCGCAGCTCGCGCTGCCGCCGTCCGCGTCGGTCGCGGTGACGGTGACGGTGTACGCCCCGGCGGCGAGGTCGGCGCTCGTGCCGATCGTGGCGCGGGCGGTGCCGCCAACCCCGTCGGCGGGGGTGACAGCGGTACGGGTGATCGACCCGGTGGCCGGCGTCGGGCTGACCCCGGTCACCGCCAGGTCGACGATCGTGTCGTCCGGGTCGGTGGCGGTGACCTCACGGGTCGCCGCGGTTCCCGAGGCCGTCACCAGCGGTCCGCCACAGGTCAGCGTGGCCGGTACGTCGACCGGGCCGCCGTCGTCCACGGTGTGCGCGCCGAGCCCGTCGAACGTGTCGACCGGGAAGCCGGCCCACTGCGCGGCCGGGTCGAACGGATCCGACGGGTCGGTGTCACCAGCGGTCACCGACGGCAGCCGGCGCAGCGTGTTGTCGGCAGTGCTGGTGACGCCGGCACCCCATTCGGTGCCGGGGTCGACGCCCACCTGGCCGATCGAGTCGAGCACTGCGGCACCCCGGCGCAGCACGATCGCGTCGTCGCCGTTGAACAGGCCCGCACCGGTGGTCTGGTCGGCCTGGGCGAGGATCGCGGCTCCGGCCGAGGCGCTGGCGAACACGAACACGTCCCCGGCTGCGACGCTCCCGGTCAACGCGATGGTGGTCGCCGTGGTGGAACCGTTGAAGTAGAGCTGGAGCTGGTAGCCGCCAGCGGCCAGGTCAATGGCCGCGCCGGTGCCGTTGAACAGCTCGATCGCCTTGTTGTTCGACGAGCCCTCGACGTACTCGGAGATGAAAAGGTCGGTGGGCGCGGCGCTGGCCGCGGTGGGTGCGACGCCGAGAGCCGCGACGGTCACAGCGGCGGTGGCGGTCGCGAGCACAGCCATGGTGCGGCGCGGGCGCATAGGGCCTCCACGATGGGTGGACAGGAGTCAACGCACGTTAAGGTGCGCGGCTGTCCACCGTCCATCCCTCATTGGACAGTTTCGTGAATTCCTCAGCGCGGCGGATCGAGCCGGTGCACCAACTCGGCGACATCGACGCTGTATTCGCACCAGTCCCGGTCGGGCCGGTAGCCAAGCTCCGCATTGACCTTGAGCATGGCCTCGTTGGCCTGCGCGTTCCAGGTCTGCACCTCGGCCAGCTCAGGCTCGGCGGAGCGCAGCTCCAGCAGCATCCGGGCCTTGATCGCCCGGTCGATGCCGTAGCCCCTGTGACTCTGCACGACGATCGTGTCGTACTGGTCGGCGCGGGTCGGGTGCTGTGCCGGCACCACCACCTCGGTCAGCCCCGCCACCTCGCCGCTCTGCTCATGCTGTGCGAGCACGATGTACGGCTTCATGCCCCGGCGGTGCAGGGTGTTCAAGCTGTCCCGGAGCCGCTCGGGGTCGTACGAGCTGGGGCGCAGCTCGCCGTCGTCCACGTCGCGCACCTCGGCCTTGGCCCGCGCGTACGACTCGATCAGGTCGTCCGGTGGGCCGCCAGGGCAGAACTCCAGGTGATAGCCCGAGCCGAGCCCGTTTGCCATCTCGGTCAACTCGGCCCAGTCGACAGTGGCCAGGTCGAGCACGCTGCGCGTCTCCACGTACTCCTTGGTGAAGCCGAGCGACTCGTAGAAACCCACCGCCGGCGTGTCGCCGACCACCTCGACGCCGATCGACTGGAAGCCCTCCTGGTAGACCCGCCGGGCGGCCCGCAACACCAGGTCACGGCCGAGACCGGTGCGGCGTACGGACGGGTGGACCAGCACCTCGATCACGCCGATGTCACCGAGGAGCAGCACATGCACCTGCCCGAGGACCGCGCCAGGCTCGTCAGGGCCGGTCGGCTCGGCCTGGGCGATCCAGGAGATTCGCCGTTCGCCGGGCATCACCTCAGCGAGGTATTCCCGCAGGGAGGTCTCCCGCCAGGGCGGGTCCTGCGGAAGATCGGCCGCCAGAACCGCGTTCAGCGTGGACAGCAACGACGCGATCTCGGCGGACGACGCGGTCCTGGGGTCCCACTCGCGCACCATCACTCGTCTAGCTTGCCGCTAACAGCTGTCCGGGGGAAGTGTCCAGTTCTCCAATGTATGCGGACGATCACTTCACGTGCGGCTGGCTTGTCCGTATCGGTTCGCCGTGTCGTAGACGGCCTGGGCGTACCGGCGTACGTCGTTGTACGACAGGATCGCGTTCCACCAGTCGCCAGGGATGCTGAGATTCCGGCCGCCCTTGCACAGGTAGTTGCCGGCCGCCAGCGCGGCGTCGTCCAGGTCGTGCGGGTTCTTGACGCCGTCGCCGTCGGCGTCTGCGCCGATCTCCTGCCAGGTGGTCGGGATGAACTGCATCGGCCCGATCGCGCGGTCGTAGGTGGTGTCCTTGTCGAGCACCCCACGGTCGGTGTCGATGATCCGCATCCGGCCGCCGTTGCCGTCCAGCGGCAAACCGATGATCTCCGGCAGCGCCCTGCCGTCCGGCCCGAGCCTCGCGCCGTTGGCCGAGCCGTGGCCGGACTCGACCTGACCGATCGCGGCGAGCGTGGTCCAGCTCAACGCGCAGCTGCGGTTGGTCTGGGAGAGCACCCACTCGGCGTACCCGTACGCCTGCATGGCGACCGGGGGGATGCCGACCTTTGCGCCGACCTGCTGAGCCCAGCCGGCCAGGGCGTCCGAGGGGCGGCCACCGCCGCCCGGCAGCCCACCGCCCGGCCCACCTGGCAACCCACCGCCGGGCAGCGGGGCGGTGGGGAGCGGGCCGGTGGGCAGCGGAGCGGTCGGCAGTGCCCCCGTCGGTAGGGGGCCGGTGGGCGCCAGGCCGGGCGGTGTCAACCGTGGTACGGCCCTGGTCGGCGGGACCGAGGCGTCGACGGCCACGGGCCGGGGCGCGCGGATGGTCGCGGGAACGAGCAGCGCACCCGCCGCGGCCGTCGCCGCCACGAGAGCCAACAGGAAGAGGCCGGGAAGAGCGAGTCGGCCGCTGGGCCGGCGCGACCAGTCGCGGGTCACCTGAACGGCGGTCGCCGCGGCCTGGCGCGGGGGCAGGCGAACAGCGTGCGCGAACGGCACGCGTCGCCGCCGGCCACTCTGGGGCGCCGGCGGGACGGCCACGCCGTCCACGATGGTCGCGGCCGGGCCCGCGACGGTGGCCGCTTTCGGGTCCGCGACGGTGGTCGTCTTTGGGTCCGCGACGGTGGTCGTCTTTGGGTCCGCGACGGTGGTCGTCTTTGGGTCCGCGACGGTGGCATCCGTCGGCGGGGAGTCGGTGACGGTCGCGCCGCTCGCCGGGCCGGCGTCGCTGGTCGGGATGGTTGCCGGGTCGGCCGCGTCGGCCGCTGGGGCGGCGTCGCGGGTCGGGCTGGTCTTGGCGTCCGGTCTTCTGCCGCTCAACCAGGGCCGGCGAGGGCGGGGCACGACCCGGGCCGCCGGGTCCGGTGCCGCTCCCGAGCCTTCGAGCGGGCCGTCCAGCGGCGCGGCGGGTCGCAGCGGTCGCACACGCGTCTCGTCCTCGCCGTCCACCACCCGTCGAGTATCACTCATGTCCCCGGTGGGCGTCAGGTCCACGTACCCTGGTTGTCATGCCCCGGTACGAGTTCCGTTGCCGCGCCTGCGGCGACACTTTCGAGGTCAACCGCCCGATGGTCGAGGCCGGCGCGCCGGCTGCCTGCCCGCAGGGTCATGCCGACACTGTCAAGCTGCTGTCCGCTGTGGCGGTCACCGGCCGCGGTGCCGGCGGTTCCGCCGGTGGTGTGCCCGCGCCCGCCGGAGGTGGCTGCTGCGGCGGCGCCTGCGGCTGCTGATCGGCCGTTCGCGTCCGACCGGTGGGCGGGCCTTGCCGGGAGCGGGCCCGAGTGGCACCTTGAGGCGGCACGTGCCCGGCCGTTCTCACGATGCGTGACTGCTCGGACTCAGGCAGCATGAACCCGACGTTACGGGCGGAGGTTCCACGCATGTCGCCACGGATCCAGCTCCCGAGCGGTTGGGTGACCTTCGTGTTCACCGACATCGAGGGCTCGACCCGACTGGCCCAGCTGCTTGGCGCGGACTACCGTCCGGTGCTCGCCGAGCACCGCCGGTTGTTGCGTCGTACGCTCGCCGCCACCGGTGGCGCGGAGCTGTTGACCGAGGGCGACTCATTCTTCCTGGCCTTCGACGACGCGGCGGCGGCACTGACCGCGTGCCTGACGGCCCAGCGGGCTCTGGCGAGTCACGACTGGCCCACGGCGGAGGCCGCCCCGCGGGTGCGGATGGGCCTGCACACCGGTTACGCCGAGCCGGGCGACGGGGAGTACGCCAGCCCCGAGGTGCACCGCGCCGCGCGGGTTGCCGCGGCGGCGCACGGCGGGCAGGTGCTCTGTTCGGCGTCGACTGCCCGCCGGGCCGACCCGTTGCCGCCCGGTGCCACACTGCTCGACCTGGGCCTGCACCGACTACGCGGCTTCGACGACCGGGAGCGGCTGTTTCAGCTCGTCGCACCGGGGCTGGAGCGGCAGTTCCCTCGTCCCCGCACCGCCGACGCTGTGGCGCACAACCTGCCTACCCAGGTGACGTCGTTCGTCGGCCGGCAGGTCGAACGCGCCGAACTGAGTCGGCTGGTGGAGCAGCATCGACTGGTCACAGTGCTGGGCGCGGGTGGCGCGGGCAAGACCAGGCTGGCCGTCGAGCTGGCCGGTGGGGTCGTCGAGGCGTACCCGGACGGGGTGTGGTTCGTCGACATCGCGGCGGTGACCGACCCGGGGCTGGTGGCGTTCGCGGTCGCCGCCGTGCTCGGGCTGCGACCCGAGCCGGGCCGGCCCATGATGGACACCCTCGTGGAGTACGCGGCCGGCCGCCGGATGCTCGTCGTGCTGGACACCTGCGACGCGCAGCCGTCCGCCTGCGCCGAGGTGATCTCGCGGCTGCTGTCCGGCGGGGGCGGCGTGCGGGTGCTGGCGACCAGCCGCGAATCGTTCAGCCTGCCCGGTGAGGTCGTGTGGCGGATTCCGCCGCTCTCGGTCGACCCGCGTCCGGACGGCGCGGAGAGCGACGCGGTGGCGTTGCTGCTGGACCGTACGGCGGCGGCGCGCGGCGGCCGGCAACCGGAGGCCGCCGAGTCGGCCGATCTGCGCCGTGTGGTGCAGCGGTTGGACGGGCTGCCGCTCGCCATCGAGTTGGCGGCGGCCCGGCTGCGGGTGCTCTCGGTAGGTCAGCTCGCCGAGCGGCTGGAGGACGTGCTCGGCACGTTGGACGCGGGTCGGGAGGATCCGGAGCCGCCGCCGGTGGAGCGGGGCTGGTCGGGTAACCAGCAGGACACCGTGGACCTGGTGGCGGCGGCGATCGGTACGCCACCGCCCACCCCGGCGAGCAGGGCTGTGCAGCGTTCCGCCACCGAACGCCACCTGACGATGCAGGCCACAGTCACCTGGTCGTACCGGACGTTGGGCCCCCGGGCCGCGCGGCTGCTGCGGTGGCTTGCCGTGTTCGCCGGGCCGGTGGACCTTCCGACCGTGGAGTGGCTGCTGGGGGACGACCCGCTGGATCCCCTGTCGGTGCTCGTGGACAAGTCGATGGTGCTTGCCGAGCCGCGTGCGACCGGCAGTTCGTACCGGATGCTCGACCCGATCCGCGCGTACGCGGCGCGACGGCTGGTCGAGGCCGGTGAGGAACAGGCGGCCCGGGACCGGCACGTGGCCTGGTCGGTGCACGCGTTGGAGCGGGCGCATCTGGGCCCGGACGGCCGGCCGGTGACGCTGTCGCTGTACACGCTGGACCCGCTCGCCGACGAGCTGCGGGCCGCGCTGCGGTGGTGCGCGACCGGCGGCAGCGCCCGTGCCGGCCTGCGGCTGGCCGGGGGCCTGGACCAGTGGTGGCGCGAGCGTGGGCTGGCCCGGGAGGGGCGGCTCTGGCTGTTCCGGCTGTACGGGCGGATCGCCGAGACGGGCGAGCGGATTCCGGAGGCGGAGCTGGCGGCGGCGTACCACATGCATTCGCTGCACGCCGGTGCCGACGGGGAGTTCGCCGAGGAGCTGCGCTACTCGCAGCGGGCGGAGGCGGCGGCGCGGCAGGCCGGTGACGCCGGGCTGCTGGCCCGGGTGCTCGCCGGCCGGGCGGCGCCGCTTGTCGACATGGGGCAGTTCGTCGAGGCCGAGCGTGTGTGCCGGGAGGTCATCGACTGGGCACACGGGCAGGACGTCGTCGGCGAGGCGCTGTTCGCCGTGTTCAGCCTCGCCCAGTTGCTGTGGCGGCGTGGCGAGCTTGAGGAGGCGGCCGAACTGCTCGGGGCGGCGCGGCCGGTGGAGGCGGCGCGGCCTGTGGAGCGGGGCCGGCGTTCGGTGGACATGCTGCTCGGGATGGTCGCGTTGGCCCGGGGCGACGTGATCGCCGCGCACGAGCATCTGCTTGTGGCGTTGCGTTCCCGGATGTACCACGGCTACCACGGCCGAGCGTGCGACACGTTGAACGCGATAGCTGTGCGCTGCGCGCTGAGTGGGGAGCGGACGACCGCCGCCCGGTTGTTCGGGGCGGCGCAGGTGACGCGGGCGAGCATGCGGGGTACGCCGGGCATCTACGGCGGCTACTGGGCCGACCAGCAGGCGGAGTTGCGCGGGGTGTTGGGTGACGCGGCGTTCGACGACGCGTACGGCGAGGGTGCCGAGTTGGGGTTGGACGAGGCTGTCGCGCTGGCGCTCGACGTGGAACACCCGGACCTGGCGGCGGATTCGACACGCTTCAGCACCATGCCGGCGGCCTCCGCGCCCCAGCAGGCCGGTGCGGAGCAGGATCGGCGTCCGGCCGGTCGCACCGAACGGGCCTGATCGTCACGCCGGATCCCGCAGGAGATGGTGCCGCTGGCGATCTTCGGTGCGGCCATCCGGTATCGCTGAATGGCCGCACCGAAGAGTGGGGCGATGCTCAGCGGGCGGCGGCGCGGGCTTCGGCGTCGGCCTTCATCCGGGCAGCGCGGTCGATGTCCGCCTGCTGGACGGCGGCGACCGACCCGAAGATGTTGACCGCCTGGTAGTAGGTCCAGGCCAGGCTGTTGCAGGCCGGACGGACGACCGCGTTGTACGTGGCGCAGACCCGCTTCAGGTCGGCGTAGAAGGCGTTGTCCAGGCGGGCCTTGTTGCCGGAGAACTGCCCGACGGCCTTGTAGTTGCGGTAGCCGAAGTCGTGCCGGTAGCAGCTCAGGTTGAAGGTGAACCCGAGCGGGTTGTCCGGGCTCGACGAGCAGTAGTCGGTGGACCAGTTGAAGTTGTAGTCGGCCCAGGGTGCCCTGTTGACCCGGGCGCTGTTCCACGAGTTGTAGCTGGACGCGCTTGTCTGCGTCCAACTGGACAGCACCGACAGCTTCTGCTGGGGGGTGACGGCTGCGGCGGGGGAGGCGACAGCGAGGCTGGCGAGCAGTGCGAGCGCGCCCGAGGCGAGCATTGTGGTGAGACGTCGGGGCACGGGTGACCTCCGCGGGGGTGAGCGGGGATGTTACCGGCGGGTTACCGGGTGTCGACAAGTCTCGATCAACTGATCAACTTGTCGGTATGCGTCCCACCAACTATTGGTGACATGCGTCGAAACAGACGAATGCCCCGGGTGCCGTGGCACCCGGGGCAGTTCAGCAGAATCGTACGGTCAGCGGAGGACGAAGGCCGGCGGGCTGGCCGGGCTCTCGTTGGCGGTCCGGTCCAACGCGGTCACCTGGTAGGTGTAGCGCTGGCCGGGCTCGGCCGACGTGTCCACCCAGGACTGCGCTCCGGGCGTGGCCCGGACGGTGTCGATCAGGTGGGCGGCGTCCGCGATGCCGCACCGGCCCGGCAGCGTGGTGCCGTCGAATCGGTAGATCGCGTACGAGGTGGCAGTGCCCAGCGGCCCGACGCCGTCGGCGGGCTGACGCCAGGTCAACCGCACCCCGTCGGCCTCCCGGACGGCCTTGGTGACCACCGGGAAGAGCAGCGGCTTGGCGGGCAGGTGCTGCATTGCCGGCACCAGCGCCGGCCGGGAGTAGTGCTCGGCGGCGTAGATGTCGGTGGCGCCGAGCCGGTTGGCCCGGACCTGCACGGCCGAGAAGTGCACATTGCCCTGCACCTCGGGGTACGACCGGTTGAGCGTCAGATGATCGGACAGCTCGCGCGGGTTCTGCCAGAACGGCCCGTACGCCGGGTCGCCGCTCTTGTAGTCGGCTTGGCCGATGTAGAGCTGCACGCGGGTGCCGCGTACCGTCTCGGCCCACCACGGGACCAGCCGCGCGTAGTCGGCGGCCGGGTACTGGCCGATGTACCAGTAGAGCTGCGGCACCACGTAGTCGATCCACTCCTGCTTGATCCACTTGCGGGTGTCGGCGGAGATGATGTCGTACGACTGGCTGCCGGTCGTGTCCGAGCCGAGCGGGTCAGCGGTCTGGTTGCGCCAGATGCCGAACGGGCTGACCCCGAACTTCACCCACGGCTTCGCCGCCTTGATCTTGGCGTTCATCTCCTGGATGAGCAGGTTGATGTTGTCCCGCCGCCAGTCCGCCCGGTCGGTGAAACCCCTGTTGTGCGCGGCGAAGGTGGCGTCGTCAGGCACCTGGTAGGTGCCGCTGGGGTAGGGGTAGAAGTAGTCGTCGAAGTGGACCCCGTCGACGTCGTACCTCTTGACCGCGTCCATCATCGCGGTCTGGACGAACTCGCGTACCTCGGGAATGCCGGGGTTGTAGTAGAGCCGGCTGCCGGCGACGCCGGCCGGCGGGTACGCGAAGGTCCAGTCCGGGTGCTGCTGCGCCGGGTGGCCGGGCGCGAGTTGCGTGAGGTCCGCGCCGGCACCACCGGGGGCCGGCATGGAGACGCGGTACGGGTTGAACCAGGCGTGGAACTCCAGGTTGCGGCGGTGCGCCTCGGCGACGAGGAACGCCAGCGGATCCCAACCGGGGTCCTGGCCACGGACGCCGGTCA from Micromonospora profundi harbors:
- a CDS encoding GNAT family N-acetyltransferase — protein: MVREWDPRTASSAEIASLLSTLNAVLAADLPQDPPWRETSLREYLAEVMPGERRISWIAQAEPTGPDEPGAVLGQVHVLLLGDIGVIEVLVHPSVRRTGLGRDLVLRAARRVYQEGFQSIGVEVVGDTPAVGFYESLGFTKEYVETRSVLDLATVDWAELTEMANGLGSGYHLEFCPGGPPDDLIESYARAKAEVRDVDDGELRPSSYDPERLRDSLNTLHRRGMKPYIVLAQHEQSGEVAGLTEVVVPAQHPTRADQYDTIVVQSHRGYGIDRAIKARMLLELRSAEPELAEVQTWNAQANEAMLKVNAELGYRPDRDWCEYSVDVAELVHRLDPPR
- a CDS encoding lytic transglycosylase domain-containing protein, translated to MSDTRRVVDGEDETRVRPLRPAAPLDGPLEGSGAAPDPAARVVPRPRRPWLSGRRPDAKTSPTRDAAPAADAADPATIPTSDAGPASGATVTDSPPTDATVADPKTTTVADPKTTTVADPKTTTVADPKAATVAGPAATIVDGVAVPPAPQSGRRRRVPFAHAVRLPPRQAAATAVQVTRDWSRRPSGRLALPGLFLLALVAATAAAGALLVPATIRAPRPVAVDASVPPTRAVPRLTPPGLAPTGPLPTGALPTAPLPTGPLPTAPLPGGGLPGGPGGGLPGGGGRPSDALAGWAQQVGAKVGIPPVAMQAYGYAEWVLSQTNRSCALSWTTLAAIGQVESGHGSANGARLGPDGRALPEIIGLPLDGNGGRMRIIDTDRGVLDKDTTYDRAIGPMQFIPTTWQEIGADADGDGVKNPHDLDDAALAAGNYLCKGGRNLSIPGDWWNAILSYNDVRRYAQAVYDTANRYGQASRT
- a CDS encoding FmdB family zinc ribbon protein; translation: MPRYEFRCRACGDTFEVNRPMVEAGAPAACPQGHADTVKLLSAVAVTGRGAGGSAGGVPAPAGGGCCGGACGC
- a CDS encoding ATP-binding protein encodes the protein MSPRIQLPSGWVTFVFTDIEGSTRLAQLLGADYRPVLAEHRRLLRRTLAATGGAELLTEGDSFFLAFDDAAAALTACLTAQRALASHDWPTAEAAPRVRMGLHTGYAEPGDGEYASPEVHRAARVAAAAHGGQVLCSASTARRADPLPPGATLLDLGLHRLRGFDDRERLFQLVAPGLERQFPRPRTADAVAHNLPTQVTSFVGRQVERAELSRLVEQHRLVTVLGAGGAGKTRLAVELAGGVVEAYPDGVWFVDIAAVTDPGLVAFAVAAVLGLRPEPGRPMMDTLVEYAAGRRMLVVLDTCDAQPSACAEVISRLLSGGGGVRVLATSRESFSLPGEVVWRIPPLSVDPRPDGAESDAVALLLDRTAAARGGRQPEAAESADLRRVVQRLDGLPLAIELAAARLRVLSVGQLAERLEDVLGTLDAGREDPEPPPVERGWSGNQQDTVDLVAAAIGTPPPTPASRAVQRSATERHLTMQATVTWSYRTLGPRAARLLRWLAVFAGPVDLPTVEWLLGDDPLDPLSVLVDKSMVLAEPRATGSSYRMLDPIRAYAARRLVEAGEEQAARDRHVAWSVHALERAHLGPDGRPVTLSLYTLDPLADELRAALRWCATGGSARAGLRLAGGLDQWWRERGLAREGRLWLFRLYGRIAETGERIPEAELAAAYHMHSLHAGADGEFAEELRYSQRAEAAARQAGDAGLLARVLAGRAAPLVDMGQFVEAERVCREVIDWAHGQDVVGEALFAVFSLAQLLWRRGELEEAAELLGAARPVEAARPVERGRRSVDMLLGMVALARGDVIAAHEHLLVALRSRMYHGYHGRACDTLNAIAVRCALSGERTTAARLFGAAQVTRASMRGTPGIYGGYWADQQAELRGVLGDAAFDDAYGEGAELGLDEAVALALDVEHPDLAADSTRFSTMPAASAPQQAGAEQDRRPAGRTERA
- a CDS encoding phospholipase: MPRRLTTMLASGALALLASLAVASPAAAVTPQQKLSVLSSWTQTSASSYNSWNSARVNRAPWADYNFNWSTDYCSSSPDNPLGFTFNLSCYRHDFGYRNYKAVGQFSGNKARLDNAFYADLKRVCATYNAVVRPACNSLAWTYYQAVNIFGSVAAVQQADIDRAARMKADAEARAAAR
- a CDS encoding glycoside hydrolase family 10 protein; translation: MKAPRLGAAGLVTALLGTLVAATPASAAPASVETSSTTTCVTDPATPKRQFRAMWISSVVNIDWPSKGSQSSPDRVAAQQAEYRDLLDLAERLNHNAVVVQVRPTADALWPSPHEPWSEYLTGVRGQDPGWDPLAFLVAEAHRRNLEFHAWFNPYRVSMPAPGGAGADLTQLAPGHPAQQHPDWTFAYPPAGVAGSRLYYNPGIPEVREFVQTAMMDAVKRYDVDGVHFDDYFYPYPSGTYQVPDDATFAAHNRGFTDRADWRRDNINLLIQEMNAKIKAAKPWVKFGVSPFGIWRNQTADPLGSDTTGSQSYDIISADTRKWIKQEWIDYVVPQLYWYIGQYPAADYARLVPWWAETVRGTRVQLYIGQADYKSGDPAYGPFWQNPRELSDHLTLNRSYPEVQGNVHFSAVQVRANRLGATDIYAAEHYSRPALVPAMQHLPAKPLLFPVVTKAVREADGVRLTWRQPADGVGPLGTATSYAIYRFDGTTLPGRCGIADAAHLIDTVRATPGAQSWVDTSAEPGQRYTYQVTALDRTANESPASPPAFVLR